TGTGTCTATATTTTTGCTAGTGGTGGCCGTAATGGCACACTTTATACCGGCGTTACATCCGATTTATTGAGAACCGCTTTTGTTCTTGAAATTCAAATTAGACACCTGGAAAAGAATTCGGGGCTTTTTACGAAGATTTATTGTTTCTCGGCGGCGCAGCACTTTTTATACTTCTTGCCGCTGCCGCAGGAACAAGGGTCATTGCGGCCCAAAGGTTCCCGGTCGTACACGACCTGCTCGACTTTGGGCGCTTGGCCGGGCTTCTCAAATTCATCTTTATGCTTGTTGGCCCATTCCTGGACCTGAGCCTCGTTTTTAAGGTCCACGCCGTCGGCCTGCATGCGCTGATAAAGCACCGCAACCTGCTGGCGGACCTGGGGGTTCCTCAACATCTTAAAAAGCTGTTTTCGGTCCCCTTTGAATTTCTGAAGCTCCTCGAGCGCGGTTTCTTTGGCGCTGGGTTTGACCTTGGCCTCTGAGCCGTTGTCTTTTTTTCCGACAAACTTATCCCACAACGATCGAATGGACATAGGCTTATTATACCTTCGGGTTCAACGGACTTAAATCCTGAAGCGCATAGATAAACGCCGGATCATGGCCGTTTTGATTTAAAGCGCTCAACACCGCTTCCAAGGCCCTGGGCGTGGGCACCACGGCAATGCCGTGCAGCAGCGCCTCGTTGCGGATGGCATAGCCGTCCTCACGGGATTTGCTTTGATGCGACGGGGTGTTGACCACCAGCGTCACCTCGCCGTTGGCGATGATATCGACGACATGCGGCCGGCCTTCGTCGATTTTAAAGACCTCGCGGACGTCGATGCCGCCGTGATCCCGGAAATAACGCGCCGTATTCTTAGTGGCGACGATGATGAAACCCGCCGCCGCCAAACGCTTGGCCAGGCCTAAAAATTTAGATTTGTCCTCATGTTTGAGCGAAAATAAAATCGTTTTCTTGCCGCTCGGCAAATTTCCGCGCAAGGCCTTTTGCGCCTTGGCGAATGATTCGGCGAAGGTGCGCCCAAAGCACATCATCTCACCGGTGGAGCGCATCTCCGGCCCTAAAATAATGTCCACCCCCGGAAAACGCTCCCACGAAAACACCGGCGCCTTGATCGCGCAAAATCCGGGGGGCGATTCCAACTGCTTTCGGTAGGGCGCGATCAAATCAGGGAGAGCCCGGCCCAAGCAGGCTTTAGCCGCGATTTTGGCCCAAGGGATGCTCCGCGCCTTGCTGATAAAGGGAACGGTTCGGCTGGCCCGCGGGTTGGCCTCAAGAACATGCAGGGCGCCCCGATGAAGGGCGAATTGAATATTCAAAAGCCCGATCACGCCTAAATTTTTGGCCAAAATCAACGCGGCTTTCTCCACATCCTCCTGTTGTCGCTTGGTCAAGGTCACGGGCGGCCAGACGCAATAAGAATC
This DNA window, taken from Elusimicrobiota bacterium, encodes the following:
- a CDS encoding SEC-C domain-containing protein, yielding MSIRSLWDKFVGKKDNGSEAKVKPSAKETALEELQKFKGDRKQLFKMLRNPQVRQQVAVLYQRMQADGVDLKNEAQVQEWANKHKDEFEKPGQAPKVEQVVYDREPLGRNDPCSCGSGKKYKKCCAAEKQ